One stretch of Natronolimnobius baerhuensis DNA includes these proteins:
- a CDS encoding CPBP family intramembrane glutamic endopeptidase, which produces MIDRQALVVFVGSLVALAGGFVAVSWLTGVSLILLAPAYMFTPFFAGLATYIATGKSFERAGLRFPWNRLQWLALAAVIPIILVLLGTGLALGLPGVEFVPDANPLTGEGTDFAQVPEGADGETPAGPSFDWPLNLIVAIIAALVVGATINAVFALGEEFGWRGVLLTELAPLGFWGASAAIGVVWGLWHAPIILEGYNYPSYPLEGVAVMTLACLAMSPVYTYVAVRAKSVVAPTVLHGVFNGFATTMLVFAQGGHELLVNPVGGIGIAVFGLAALAIVLTGTPTLDRDWALEEADAEADADTDDTGLETADPADGDPEPDSE; this is translated from the coding sequence GTGATCGACCGCCAGGCACTCGTCGTCTTTGTCGGGTCGCTCGTCGCGCTCGCGGGCGGGTTCGTCGCCGTCTCGTGGCTGACCGGCGTGAGTCTGATTCTGCTTGCACCGGCGTACATGTTCACGCCGTTTTTCGCCGGGCTCGCGACCTACATCGCGACCGGCAAATCGTTCGAGCGAGCGGGCCTTCGCTTCCCGTGGAACCGCCTGCAGTGGCTCGCTCTCGCCGCGGTTATCCCAATCATCCTCGTCCTGCTTGGCACCGGGCTCGCACTCGGCCTGCCGGGGGTCGAGTTCGTCCCCGACGCGAACCCGCTGACCGGCGAGGGAACGGATTTCGCACAGGTTCCGGAGGGTGCTGACGGCGAGACACCCGCCGGCCCGTCGTTCGACTGGCCGCTGAACCTCATCGTAGCGATCATCGCGGCGCTCGTCGTCGGCGCAACGATCAACGCCGTCTTCGCGCTCGGCGAGGAGTTCGGCTGGCGCGGCGTCCTCCTGACCGAACTCGCGCCGCTTGGCTTCTGGGGTGCCTCGGCCGCCATCGGCGTCGTCTGGGGACTCTGGCACGCACCGATCATCCTCGAGGGGTACAACTACCCGTCGTACCCGCTCGAGGGCGTCGCCGTGATGACGCTTGCCTGTCTCGCGATGTCGCCGGTCTACACCTACGTCGCCGTCCGCGCGAAGTCGGTCGTCGCGCCAACGGTGCTTCACGGCGTCTTCAACGGCTTTGCGACGACGATGCTCGTCTTCGCACAGGGCGGCCACGAACTCCTCGTCAACCCCGTTGGCGGGATTGGGATCGCCGTCTTCGGTCTCGCAGCCCTCGCGATTGTCCTGACCGGCACGCCGACGCTTGATCGCGACTGGGCACTCGAGGAGGCAGACGCCGAAGCCGATGCCGATACCGACGACACAGGCCTCGAGACGGCCGATCCCGCTGATGGCGACCCGGAACCAGACTCCGAGTAG
- a CDS encoding DUF1684 domain-containing protein, whose amino-acid sequence MTDSSEPSDTAATADDGLEGDIDVEQWRAELEDKRAEKDEFFAQHPQSPVPPEERDDFAGVEYFDPDPTYRVHATATVHDDPEVVLMDTTAGREMRYLRLVTLEFDLERDEADLEDGTYELAAYQLESPNEQQLFIPFRDKTTGQQTYEGGRYMELAPDRDLETGDDLVVDFNLAYTPFCAYSETYDCPLPPEENWLEVTIPAGERFE is encoded by the coding sequence ATGACCGACTCCAGCGAGCCGAGCGATACCGCTGCAACCGCCGACGACGGACTCGAGGGCGACATCGACGTCGAGCAGTGGCGGGCCGAACTCGAGGACAAGCGCGCCGAAAAGGACGAGTTCTTCGCACAACATCCGCAGTCGCCGGTGCCGCCCGAAGAGCGCGACGACTTCGCGGGCGTCGAGTACTTCGATCCGGACCCGACCTATCGCGTCCACGCGACCGCGACGGTCCACGACGACCCCGAGGTCGTCCTGATGGACACGACCGCGGGCCGAGAGATGCGCTACCTTCGGCTCGTCACGCTCGAGTTCGACCTCGAGCGCGACGAGGCAGATCTCGAGGACGGCACCTACGAACTCGCGGCCTACCAACTCGAGAGCCCGAACGAACAGCAGTTGTTCATCCCGTTCCGGGACAAGACGACGGGGCAGCAGACCTACGAGGGCGGGCGCTACATGGAACTCGCACCGGATCGCGACCTCGAAACGGGCGACGACCTCGTCGTGGACTTCAACCTCGCGTACACGCCCTTCTGTGCCTACAGCGAGACCTACGACTGTCCGCTTCCGCCCGAGGAAAACTGGCTCGAGGTCACGATTCCGGCGGGCGAGCGCTTCGAGTAG
- a CDS encoding alpha/beta fold hydrolase has translation MPTAVTDSVSLYYDRTGDGPSVVFVPEAGLGGWSWGWQHGSIAGLYEAVVWDLRGTGRSDSPPGPYALETLAADLEAVLADCGIRKAHVVGCGLGGAVALEAARSSSRVATLSLIGTAAEGSAFDLETLFAPPDDPDALRKSLEAGLSTEFLAAQPDAVSGMVDWRADGDADCAGWDAQVGALEDFDARDWLVEVAQPTRVFHGTDDALVPASAGRDLARGLPRGEFVSLEGAGHLAMIEQSRTLNDRLVGFLEDQTND, from the coding sequence ATGCCGACTGCTGTGACCGACTCCGTCTCGCTGTATTACGACCGCACAGGCGACGGTCCGTCCGTTGTCTTCGTCCCCGAAGCCGGCCTCGGCGGCTGGTCGTGGGGGTGGCAACACGGATCCATCGCCGGCCTCTACGAGGCCGTCGTCTGGGACCTCCGTGGCACCGGCCGCTCCGATTCGCCACCGGGCCCCTACGCGCTCGAGACGCTCGCAGCCGACCTCGAGGCGGTCCTCGCCGATTGCGGCATCCGGAAGGCCCACGTCGTCGGCTGCGGACTCGGCGGCGCGGTCGCACTCGAGGCCGCCCGTTCCTCGAGTCGCGTCGCAACGCTCTCGCTGATCGGCACCGCGGCCGAGGGCTCGGCGTTCGACCTCGAGACGCTGTTCGCCCCGCCGGACGATCCGGACGCACTTCGGAAGTCGCTCGAGGCAGGTCTCTCCACCGAGTTTCTCGCTGCACAGCCCGACGCTGTGTCAGGAATGGTCGACTGGCGCGCCGACGGCGACGCCGACTGCGCGGGCTGGGATGCGCAGGTTGGCGCACTCGAGGACTTCGACGCGCGCGACTGGCTCGTCGAGGTGGCCCAGCCAACGCGAGTTTTCCACGGAACCGACGATGCACTCGTGCCAGCGTCGGCGGGTCGCGACCTCGCGCGCGGGCTGCCACGCGGTGAGTTCGTCTCGCTCGAGGGTGCGGGCCACCTTGCAATGATCGAGCAATCGCGGACGCTCAACGACCGGTTGGTTGGCTTTCTCGAGGACCAGACGAACGACTGA